A section of the Flavobacteriales bacterium genome encodes:
- a CDS encoding tail fiber domain-containing protein, whose translation MSPLGSILIRLAGPALAIALVAPVCAQAPFSTNYQAVVRDALGEPLASTAVTVRFTVRTGSIGGTIAYRETHALTTNAFGLITAGIGEGSPVVGSYAAVTWSASDQYLQVEVDAGTGYVDLGTTRLNSVPYSLHARTTDKALSLADADNDTKVQVEESPDEDIIRFDVAGTERFRMRAGRLEVANTGGSVFMGNGAGANDDLSNNFNTLIGESSGAALTTGANNTALGYNSLLASTTGSFNTAIGMRAMELGSGGQDNTAVGQASLRSNTGHSNTAVGSAAMVNNSSGYLNLGVGFHALILNTTGAQNTAVGANALEANTTGKYNTGLGCEALANNTNADGNAALGFQALRANTTGASNLAAGFSALGANSTGGNNSALGANAMRFNTTGSQNCALGVSALKENTGGGNNVAVGGRAMEGNASVGQCTAVGAYAMFASNGGSFSTALGYESLYSNAGVDNVALGRSSLRTNSSGIQNTAAGSNALLDNTTGNFNSAVGYGALANNTNGLRNAALGHSTLDANTTGGSNTAVGAFALEDNTTASNNTGLGYSANSNAGNFTNSTGVGYDSEPNASNKVQLGNPTVSVIGGYANWSNLSDGRFKSDVRENVAGLDFVLKLRPVTYHLDMEALAGFQGTPQELRLPEAEALKAAELQVGFVAQEVEQAARSIGFEFHGVDRPQHAGAHYGLRYAEFVPPLVKAIQEQHALIQALQAELEVLKALVGQPHADTR comes from the coding sequence ATGTCACCTCTTGGATCGATCCTCATCCGTTTGGCCGGACCGGCGCTGGCCATCGCCCTTGTTGCACCGGTGTGCGCCCAGGCCCCCTTCAGCACGAACTACCAGGCGGTGGTGCGTGACGCCCTCGGGGAGCCGTTGGCCTCCACTGCGGTCACCGTGCGCTTCACCGTCCGCACCGGCTCGATCGGTGGTACCATCGCGTATCGCGAGACGCACGCCCTCACCACCAATGCGTTCGGCCTGATCACGGCCGGTATCGGTGAGGGCTCGCCGGTCGTTGGGTCCTACGCGGCGGTCACCTGGAGCGCGTCCGATCAGTACCTGCAAGTGGAGGTGGATGCCGGGACCGGTTACGTGGACCTGGGTACCACACGGCTCAACTCCGTGCCCTACAGCCTGCATGCGCGCACCACCGACAAGGCGTTGAGCCTTGCGGATGCGGACAACGACACCAAGGTCCAGGTGGAGGAGAGCCCGGATGAGGACATCATCCGCTTCGATGTGGCCGGCACGGAGCGCTTCCGCATGCGCGCAGGCAGATTGGAGGTGGCGAACACGGGCGGCTCGGTCTTCATGGGCAACGGTGCCGGCGCCAATGACGACCTGAGCAACAATTTCAACACGCTCATTGGCGAAAGCAGCGGCGCCGCCCTTACCACCGGGGCGAACAACACGGCCTTGGGCTACAACTCCCTGCTGGCATCCACGACCGGAAGCTTCAACACGGCCATCGGCATGCGCGCCATGGAGCTGGGCAGCGGCGGGCAGGACAATACCGCCGTGGGTCAGGCGAGCCTGCGCAGCAACACCGGGCATAGCAACACGGCTGTCGGTTCCGCGGCCATGGTCAACAACAGCTCGGGCTATCTCAATCTCGGCGTCGGGTTCCATGCCCTGATCCTCAACACCACAGGGGCGCAGAACACGGCCGTAGGCGCCAATGCGCTGGAAGCCAACACGACCGGTAAGTACAACACCGGCCTCGGATGTGAGGCGCTTGCCAACAACACCAATGCGGATGGCAACGCGGCCCTTGGCTTCCAGGCCCTGCGGGCGAACACCACCGGTGCCAGCAACCTGGCGGCAGGATTCTCCGCGCTTGGGGCGAATTCCACCGGGGGGAACAATTCCGCGCTCGGTGCCAACGCGATGCGCTTCAATACGACCGGTTCCCAGAACTGCGCCCTCGGTGTCTCCGCCTTGAAAGAGAACACGGGCGGTGGGAACAACGTGGCCGTGGGCGGCCGTGCCATGGAGGGCAACGCCAGCGTGGGCCAGTGCACGGCCGTGGGCGCGTACGCCATGTTCGCGAGCAACGGCGGCTCCTTCAGCACCGCGCTGGGTTACGAGAGCCTTTACAGCAATGCTGGTGTTGACAATGTGGCGCTGGGACGCTCCTCGTTGCGCACGAACTCGAGCGGCATACAGAATACGGCCGCTGGGAGCAACGCGCTCTTGGACAACACCACCGGGAACTTCAACTCCGCCGTCGGCTACGGCGCGCTGGCCAATAATACCAATGGCCTGCGCAACGCCGCGCTGGGCCATAGCACCCTGGACGCCAACACCACCGGTGGCAGCAATACCGCTGTGGGCGCTTTCGCCCTCGAGGACAATACCACGGCGAGCAACAACACCGGCCTGGGCTACAGCGCCAATTCCAATGCGGGCAACTTCACCAACAGCACCGGCGTGGGCTACGATTCGGAGCCCAATGCGAGCAACAAGGTGCAGCTCGGCAACCCCACCGTGTCGGTGATCGGTGGCTACGCGAACTGGAGCAACCTGAGCGATGGCCGCTTCAAGTCCGATGTGCGGGAGAACGTGGCCGGGCTGGACTTCGTGCTGAAACTGCGCCCTGTGACCTACCATCTGGACATGGAAGCGCTGGCCGGGTTCCAGGGCACACCGCAGGAGCTGCGGCTGCCCGAGGCCGAGGCGTTGAAGGCGGCAGAGCTGCAGGTGGGCTTCGTGGCGCAGGAGGTGGAGCAGGCCGCCCGCTCCATCGGCTTTGAGTTCCATGGTGTCGACAGGCCGCAGCATGCCGGTGCGCACTACGGTCTGCGCTATGCCGAGTTCGTTCCCCCGCTCGTGAAGGCCATACAGGAACAGCACGCGCTGATCCAGGCCTTGCAAGCGGAACTGGAAGTGCTCAAGGCGCTGGTGGGCCAACCACACGCGGATACACGGTGA
- a CDS encoding response regulator transcription factor, protein MSDHPIRAVLVDDEEHCTVTLRWMLEKYCPKVRVEAVFNEPTEALKHLKEHGTDLLFLDIQMPVMNAFDLLQGLGDHACHVIFTTAYDEFAMKAIKHNALDYLLKPVEKGELISAVAKVEHAAGKGGAQDRLGELLRQMAPQRAARIAIPTREGLEMLALDRIAYATADDNYTVLHLTDGARVLVSRTLKDVERDLPADRFVRIHLSHVVAIDRVVRYVRGAGGYVVLAGGEELPVSRSRKEELLQVLGAR, encoded by the coding sequence ATGAGCGACCACCCGATCCGCGCCGTCCTCGTCGATGATGAGGAGCACTGCACCGTCACTCTCCGATGGATGCTGGAGAAGTACTGCCCGAAGGTCCGCGTCGAGGCCGTCTTCAACGAACCCACGGAGGCGCTGAAGCACCTCAAGGAGCACGGCACCGACCTGCTCTTCCTCGACATCCAGATGCCGGTGATGAACGCGTTCGACCTGCTCCAGGGCCTGGGCGATCATGCCTGTCATGTGATCTTCACCACGGCCTACGATGAGTTCGCCATGAAGGCCATCAAGCACAACGCGCTCGACTATCTGCTGAAGCCGGTGGAGAAGGGCGAGCTGATCAGCGCGGTGGCCAAGGTGGAGCATGCCGCAGGCAAGGGGGGCGCGCAGGACCGGCTCGGCGAGCTGCTCCGGCAGATGGCCCCGCAGCGGGCCGCCCGCATTGCGATCCCCACGCGGGAGGGGCTGGAGATGCTGGCGCTGGACCGCATCGCCTACGCCACGGCCGACGACAACTACACCGTGCTGCATCTCACCGATGGCGCACGCGTGCTGGTGTCGCGCACTCTGAAGGATGTGGAGCGCGACCTTCCGGCGGACCGCTTTGTGCGCATCCATCTCTCGCATGTGGTCGCCATCGATCGGGTGGTGCGTTACGTGCGGGGTGCCGGTGGATACGTCGTCCTCGCCGGCGGCGAGGAACTTCCCGTTTCCCGCTCCAGGAAGGAGGAGCTGCTCCAGGTGCTTGGCGCACGCTAG
- a CDS encoding histidine kinase, with amino-acid sequence MRRSLLIAALAMHGQAGTAQFFTNYGPSDGLLDPGVTCVLKDRTGHLWLGTQQGLYRYDGGRFKAYHYDPADSSSLPHDHVERIAEGADGRIWITSGNGGLTMYDPVRDRFLTWRQLTGRADPGAGLPTRAVHCHGSDSIFVGVFGEGIRLYRPSEGSCTRIPCVTDGPEGTAISIVPWPGHPNELLVLLGDRALVLELRTVRTRPFELRIPGCAPRQVIMTAIEPVGPDQIWVCTWGDGLLACDPRSGECVRHLPDQTPPLTRAKNIISDVLPGTPLGMLVGTERGLMRFDPGTGRFRPFQADPTDPHALPEDGIRDLLVDDAGIVWIARAHGLSEWDPAQDVFATRRIMNRIERSMPVPRITGVAELDGLLVVGTSNGDGLLSGQDDGLHSAHPHPHLAPEGFGAVQITGLMRMRSGTVIATTSAGLHAVGRGGAELRALPVTLPPSTAGPLSHLEDHEGQWWFGYQRTGVTVVDPVHGTMQRFTEDGPVERRLSSSVWCQGLAEDRAGRIWVSAYEVGVDRISTDRRTVEHFRASEHPWLRTARIWDLVVDHHDRLWLGTNGRGIVITPANDPGGPGTIQLMGGTSGVPAMVSTLFTDRDGLIWAGGPSGLYRIDPGSLEAKRFDRSDGLRGTDFHHADIRQHPSGRITIAAHRGELIIVDPEKLDSDPGPFGVTVRDLLIHGHGWRTDTALDRIQRIELGPDQNFIELGYGAIAFSRRTRIRLAHQLVGIDPAPVVTGADGRAVYTSLPPGAHRLLITDAGRPADHRGPLRELTIHVRPHPWQTWWFKLATVLAVVGLLVVLWRWRTGVIRDRERLRADLQRRLAGMEMQALRSQMNPHFLFNSLNSINRYIVENEPEKASEYLTKFARLMRSVLANSKEQLVPLKDELDALRLYIEMESLRFKHAFTYAAHVEIDEDISRVMIPPMLLQPYVENAIWHGLMHRRVPGGHLSITVRRADEAMEVLIEDNGVGRKAAEAMKSRSATGHRSMGMRITRERLDLVRGLHDMDADVRITDLYDLHQRPEGTRVVIRLSQRKK; translated from the coding sequence CGCGGAGGGAGCCGACGGACGCATCTGGATCACCTCGGGCAATGGAGGTCTCACGATGTACGATCCGGTGCGCGACCGCTTCCTCACCTGGCGGCAGCTGACCGGGCGGGCGGACCCCGGCGCCGGGCTGCCCACGCGTGCCGTGCATTGCCACGGCTCCGATTCCATCTTCGTCGGTGTCTTCGGGGAAGGGATCCGGCTCTATCGGCCGAGCGAGGGTTCCTGCACACGGATCCCATGCGTGACCGACGGCCCGGAGGGCACGGCGATCTCCATCGTACCGTGGCCCGGTCATCCCAACGAGCTCCTTGTGCTGTTGGGCGACCGGGCGCTGGTGCTGGAACTACGCACCGTGCGCACCCGGCCTTTTGAACTCCGCATTCCCGGGTGTGCACCTCGACAGGTGATCATGACCGCGATCGAACCCGTCGGCCCCGACCAGATCTGGGTGTGCACCTGGGGTGACGGACTCCTGGCCTGCGATCCACGAAGCGGCGAATGCGTGCGGCATCTGCCGGATCAGACACCACCGCTCACGCGGGCGAAGAACATCATCAGTGATGTGCTGCCCGGTACGCCGCTGGGCATGCTGGTGGGCACCGAGCGTGGACTGATGCGCTTCGATCCAGGCACCGGACGGTTCAGGCCGTTCCAGGCGGATCCCACGGACCCCCACGCGCTGCCCGAGGACGGGATCAGGGACCTGCTTGTGGATGACGCCGGCATCGTCTGGATCGCCCGCGCACATGGGCTCTCCGAATGGGACCCCGCTCAGGACGTCTTCGCCACCCGGCGCATCATGAACCGCATCGAGCGCTCCATGCCCGTTCCACGCATTACCGGGGTGGCCGAGCTCGATGGCCTCCTGGTGGTCGGGACGAGCAATGGGGACGGTCTGCTCAGCGGGCAGGACGACGGCCTGCATTCTGCGCATCCCCATCCACATCTGGCACCGGAGGGCTTTGGGGCCGTGCAGATCACCGGTCTGATGCGGATGCGTTCAGGAACGGTCATCGCCACCACGAGCGCCGGGCTCCATGCCGTGGGAAGGGGAGGAGCGGAATTGCGGGCATTACCGGTCACGCTTCCGCCGTCGACGGCGGGGCCGTTGTCCCATCTGGAGGACCATGAAGGTCAGTGGTGGTTCGGGTACCAGCGCACCGGGGTCACGGTGGTTGATCCCGTGCATGGCACAATGCAGCGGTTCACGGAGGACGGCCCGGTCGAACGCCGGCTCTCCTCGAGCGTGTGGTGCCAGGGGCTTGCGGAAGACCGTGCGGGCCGCATCTGGGTGAGCGCGTACGAAGTAGGGGTCGACCGCATCAGTACCGATCGGCGCACCGTGGAGCACTTCCGCGCCAGCGAGCATCCATGGCTGCGCACCGCACGCATCTGGGACCTTGTCGTTGATCATCACGACCGGTTGTGGCTGGGCACCAACGGTCGGGGCATCGTCATCACACCGGCCAATGACCCGGGTGGGCCGGGCACGATCCAGCTGATGGGAGGCACCTCGGGCGTGCCGGCGATGGTCTCCACCCTGTTCACGGACCGGGATGGCCTCATTTGGGCCGGTGGCCCTTCCGGGCTGTATCGCATCGATCCCGGATCGCTGGAGGCGAAACGCTTCGATCGCTCCGATGGGCTGCGCGGTACGGACTTCCATCATGCCGACATCCGTCAACACCCCAGTGGTCGCATCACCATCGCCGCCCACCGCGGCGAGCTCATCATCGTCGATCCGGAAAAGCTCGATTCGGACCCCGGCCCTTTCGGCGTCACCGTTCGCGACCTTCTCATCCATGGCCATGGATGGCGAACGGATACGGCCCTCGACCGCATCCAGCGCATCGAACTTGGGCCTGACCAGAACTTCATCGAACTGGGTTACGGCGCCATCGCCTTCTCCCGCCGGACGAGGATCAGGCTCGCTCATCAGCTCGTCGGTATCGACCCGGCCCCGGTCGTCACGGGAGCGGACGGTCGTGCCGTGTACACGAGCCTTCCTCCCGGCGCGCATCGCTTGCTCATCACCGATGCCGGTCGCCCGGCGGACCACCGGGGTCCCCTGCGCGAGCTCACCATCCACGTGCGACCGCACCCCTGGCAGACCTGGTGGTTCAAGCTGGCGACGGTACTTGCAGTGGTCGGCCTGCTCGTCGTCTTGTGGCGATGGCGTACGGGGGTGATCCGTGACCGGGAGCGGCTGCGCGCCGACCTGCAACGACGCCTCGCCGGCATGGAGATGCAGGCCCTGCGGTCGCAGATGAACCCGCATTTCCTGTTCAACAGCCTCAACTCCATCAACCGCTACATCGTGGAGAACGAGCCCGAAAAGGCATCGGAATACCTCACCAAGTTCGCGCGGTTGATGCGCAGCGTGCTGGCGAACAGCAAGGAGCAGCTCGTGCCGTTGAAGGATGAGCTCGACGCCCTGCGTCTCTACATCGAGATGGAATCCCTGCGCTTCAAGCACGCGTTCACGTATGCGGCGCACGTCGAGATCGATGAGGATATTTCCCGGGTGATGATCCCGCCGATGCTGCTGCAACCATATGTGGAGAACGCCATCTGGCACGGGCTCATGCATCGTCGGGTGCCGGGCGGTCACCTGTCCATCACCGTGCGTCGCGCCGATGAGGCGATGGAAGTGCTGATCGAGGACAACGGCGTGGGGCGCAAGGCGGCCGAGGCGATGAAGAGCCGGTCGGCCACGGGGCATCGCTCCATGGGCATGCGCATCACGCGCGAACGACTGGACCTTGTGCGGGGCCTTCACGACATGGATGCGGATGTGCGCATCACCGACCTCTATGACCTTCATCAACGGCCGGAAGGCACACGCGTCGTCATCCGGCTAAGCCAAAGGAAGAAATGA